The Larimichthys crocea isolate SSNF chromosome XI, L_crocea_2.0, whole genome shotgun sequence genome has a segment encoding these proteins:
- the LOC104922020 gene encoding kinesin-like protein KIF25, with amino-acid sequence MKTGMPVQNKIFEFERVHGPEDSQDVVFEEVRPLLTSLLDGYNVCIMAYGQTGSGKTHTMMGSQLLEEHSGTQQETQQGIIPKAAAELFRLISEKPAESHTVGVSVMEVYNNEVFDLLARDEQGNAVSQHRDVITTSSGTSHVPSLTYEPVCNASEVMQIISSVLKLRAHCPTLIHTDSSRSHLVVTLTISSKSPNAVALARRLQSAKKDMQHSAQKEWWSPRCRRANPAARNSSDELFGSTASSPCLSPSLSPCPSPRPSISQDPFMTKLQLVDLAGSECVGMSGVSGAGLWEVSCINRSLSALSDVLGALAEQRPHVPYRNSKLTHLLQDAIGGDAKLLLMLCVSPTQRFITESLQSLGLGTRARQVQKEPPRRKNNTLKVK; translated from the exons ATGAAAACAGGGATGCCAGTGCAAAACAAGATCTTTGAGTTCGAGAG AGTGCATGGACCAGAGGATTCCCAGGATGTCGTGTTTGAGGAAGTCAGGCCGCTCCTCACATCCCTGCTGGACGG CTATAATGTCTGTATCATGGCATATGGGCAGACAGGCAGTGGGAAGACTCACACCATGATGGGATcccagctgctggaggagcaCTCAGGGACGCAGCAGGAGACACAGCAGGGTATTATCCCcaaagctgctgctgagctcTTTCG GCTGATCTCTGAGAAGCCAGCAGAGAGTCACACTGTGGGGGTGTCAGTGATGGAGGTGTACAACAATGAGGTGTTTGACCTTCTAGCCAGAGATGAGCAGGGTAACGCTGTCAGCCAGCACCGGGATGTCATCACCACCTCCTCTGGTACCAGCCATGTCCCGTCCCTCACATACGA GCCTGTGTGTAACGCCTCTGAGGTGATGCAGATCATCAGCAGTGTTCTGAAGCTCAGGGCTCACTGTCCTACCCTCATCCACACAGACTCTTCACGCTCTCACCTCGTTGTCACCCTCACCATTTCCTCCAAGAGCCCCAACGCCGTGGCCCTGG CCCGCAGGCTACAGAGTGCCAAGAAGGACATGCAGCACTCCGCCCAGAAGGAGTGGTGGAGTCCACGCTGTCGCCGTGCCAACCCCGCCGCCCGCAACTCCTCCGACGAGCTCTTTGGAAGCACAGCCTCCTCTCCCTGCCTCTCCCCTTCCCTTTCCCCATGTCCCTCCCCGAGGCCAAGCATCTCCCAGGATCCGTTCATGACCAAGCTGCAGCTGGTCGACCTTGCGGGTAGCGAGTGTGTTG GTATGTCTGGAGTTTCGGGTGCAGGTCTGTGGGAGGTTTCCTGTATAAACCGcagtctctctgctctgtctgacGTCCTGGGAGCTCTTGCCGAGCAGAGGCCACACGTCCCCTACAGGAACAGCAAACTCACTCATCTGCTTCAAGATGCCATAg GTGGAGATGCCaagctgctgttgatgctgtgcGTCTCTCCCACGCAGCGCTTCATCACGGAGTCTCTGCAGTCTCTGGGCTTAGGCACTCGGGCCCGTCAGGTCCAGAAGGAGCCACCGCGAAGGAAGAATAACACTCTCAAAGTTAAGTga
- the LOC113746876 gene encoding kinesin-like protein KIF25, protein MPLFINRDQIFAHQVHLLEHKLRSKEERILELETENAILHLRLAECLGKLRRDQEEDTKDGTKALNHHQHEGSAQKITRSALAKLLPEVQAVKQDLSEVFAVYLSFATELEEQSKQLLEKVEQAGRSLNGHRGDEVENLQAQVEALQRSLEEEKERCRAERQRRKELHNTLVELRGNIRVHCRVRPVLPFDHVQSSTSGSG, encoded by the exons ATGCCTCTCTTTATTAACCGGGACCAAATATTTGCCCATCAGGTACACCTGCTGGAGCACAAACTGAGG aGCAAAGAGGAACGAATACTGGAGCTGGAAACGGAGAATGCTATTCTTCATTTAAGACTTGCAGAG TGTCTGGGGAAACTCCGTCGGGACCAGGAAGAAGACACCAAGGATGGGACTAAAGCCCTGAACCATCATCAACATGAGGGCAGCGCACAGAAGATTACCCGGTCAGCCCTCGCCAAGCTCCTCCCTGAGGTCCAG GCTGTGAAGCAGGACCTGAGTGAAGTCTTTGCAGTGTATTTGAGTTTTGCCActgagctggaggagcagagcAAGCAGCTGCTGGAAAAAGTAGAGCAAGCCGGCCGTTCCCTAAATGGTCACCGTGGAGACGAGGTTGAGA ACTTGCAAGCCCAGGTCGAAGCTTTGCAGCGctctctggaggaggagaaggagaggtgCAGGGcggagaggcagaggaggaaagaactCCATAACACACTGGTG gagTTGAGAGGGAACATCAGGGTTCACTGCAGGGTACGACCAGTGCTACCCTTTGACCACGTCCAGTCCTCCACCTCTGGATCTGGGTAG
- the ccdc167 gene encoding coiled-coil domain-containing protein 167 — protein sequence MTKLKDKRREKMSVATEIDRLEERRARCQDNLERAEFRSRRETLSDKQRQELDDEMTIMNERMQKLDKELETLRGENRKNMMLSVALLVISALFYYVFFYNEEDS from the exons ATGAcgaaattaaaagacaaaagacgaGAGAAGATGAGCGTGGCCACGGAG ATTGACCGCTTGGAGGAGAGACGGGCGCGTTGCCAAGACAACCTGGAGAGGGCAGAGTtcaggagcaggagagagacgCTCTCTGACAAGCAGag GCAGGAACTGGACGATGAGATGACCATCATGAATGAGAGGATGCAAAAGTTAG ACAAGGAGCTGGAGACCTTAAGGGGAGAGAACCGGAAGAACATGATGCTATCAGTCGCTCTGCTGGTCATCAGCGCTCTCTTCTACTATGTCTTTTTCTACAATGAAGAGGACTCATGA